Within Macellibacteroides fermentans, the genomic segment TTTATAAGACAAAAACTCTAACATGATACTCCCAATTTCCCCGCCCATATCAAAGCTTTGCTTTTGAGGCACATAACGTTTAATACTACCAGTCTCAAGAACTGTATTGAGGATTGTGATGCATCTACCTAAATGATTGTAAGTTTGCATCACATCTGTCGGAAGAGAGGATAGAAATATCTCTCCAACTTGGGAGGAATAGTACTCCTCTCCATTTGTTTCCATGAAAGGTTTAACTTTTTCATACCATATAGACCGATATGTCTCTATGGTCTTCTCGCTAAATCCTACATTTTTCATGACTGCCATGCATTCATGAACTAAATCTGAAAATAATTTTGTTACCATCTTTCTTTATTTTTAATTATAAGATCAGCGAAGTATACAAAATTATCAGAAGAAAATTATCAAAAGTGAATTTTAAATTGCTGATTTATAGATATATGAGGCAGGACAGGCATATCAACTTTGGATTTTTAGCTACTTGGGATAAAAATGTACCGCCATATTGAAAATTTCATCATCGTGAAAACCGTTACAACTGCTTTTCTTGACCTCGTTCAGAATGTATGTTACACAATCGTCAATGCTCTTTTCTGGTTTGGAATATTGGAATGAAAATAATATGTCCGTTTCGGCACGTTGGTCTAAATATGCCTTTATCGTGTTCTTGAAATGATTTGAGCCTTTCATATCTGTATTTAATTTGTGGGACAGAATAGGCTCTGTCCCTTGTGAATAATTAATCTAATCCGAAATAATACGCTAACCGTTGCTCTTGTGATTTTGGGAATATCCACCCTGCCAACTTCTGACCATTGAAAGTCAATCGAGCGTTAAATCGTCCGCCCATTGCTTTAAGTTCGTCTTTGATTGACTTTGTTTCTCCGAAAACCGCCACCGCTTTGGTTGAATACTCAACCAATGTGCAATTTGCTTTGCCTCCTGTCGGCTTGCTTGGCGGCGTTGTACCTCCGTTCTTGTTGATATGAATGTTATCCTCGTTTCCTGCGGTGTAGGCAAATTCCTCTATCGTGTTTTCACGTTTATACACGGGTTCTTTCTCGATTATCCAACCGTGATATTTGCTTTCGCCCAAATAGTAGCCGTCGCCCATGCTGTACTTCTCACGGTGTTCGTAATCTTCGTTAGGCTCAGCTAAATAAGCGGTTTCCTCAAAGTTGGATGCGTGTTTACGCATTTCAGAAAAGATGTCCCTTTTGTGCTTGGAAAAACCTATGATAACCGTCCGCTGTGTGCTATATGAGTAGTAATCAGTATAGCTGTCGCTCTCGTTTTGTCTTAAACGTGCTACGATAACCGCCTGTGCATCTTCGGGAAATATCTCAGCAAAGCGTTTGCGACCGATTTCCCTAACCTGTTCTACTCTGTTTTTTTCCTGTTCGGCTTCGTCCTGCTCTGTTTTCTTCTTTTGCTGTGCCTCCTGCAATAGCATTGCGACTTCAATGCCGTCCAAAAATGTCGGATTGTCCTGGTCGTAATAATAGCCGATACCGAATTTTTCTTTCAATGGTCGGATAATATCCGCAATGTAGAATTCCTTTGTCCGTAAACAAATTAACTTATATGCTATACCCCAATCTCTTTTAAGAATGTCGCACACAACGTATTTATCGTTGTTGTAGCCCTCCATTTGGATAATCTGATTGACTTCTACCACTTGTTTGGCTCTGTCAATTTCCTTGTTTGCACCTAATAAAAATACTTTGCTCATATTTCTGATTTTAAAAAATTAATAATGTGATGATTACGAGAATAATCCCGATAGAAACAACTGTCAGAAAGAGAGAGAAAAGCAAGCCTACAAACTTGAAAAAGAGTCTTAATAACTTCCAGATAAGCCAACCTGCCACCACAAGGGAAATAGTTCCACCCGAACGAGATAACAACCCTAAAAACGCTATCCAAACCACTACCGCCACCAATTTTA encodes:
- a CDS encoding fusion protein, which codes for MSKVFLLGANKEIDRAKQVVEVNQIIQMEGYNNDKYVVCDILKRDWGIAYKLICLRTKEFYIADIIRPLKEKFGIGYYYDQDNPTFLDGIEVAMLLQEAQQKKKTEQDEAEQEKNRVEQVREIGRKRFAEIFPEDAQAVIVARLRQNESDSYTDYYSYSTQRTVIIGFSKHKRDIFSEMRKHASNFEETAYLAEPNEDYEHREKYSMGDGYYLGESKYHGWIIEKEPVYKRENTIEEFAYTAGNEDNIHINKNGGTTPPSKPTGGKANCTLVEYSTKAVAVFGETKSIKDELKAMGGRFNARLTFNGQKLAGWIFPKSQEQRLAYYFGLD